One genomic segment of Erythrolamprus reginae isolate rEryReg1 chromosome 2, rEryReg1.hap1, whole genome shotgun sequence includes these proteins:
- the LOC139161726 gene encoding LOW QUALITY PROTEIN: organic solute transporter subunit alpha-like (The sequence of the model RefSeq protein was modified relative to this genomic sequence to represent the inferred CDS: deleted 1 base in 1 codon), which produces MINSMTNDEKGGSQWLGSGTCPSEKKMARDPNCSLINYQLPLSSEIFQVIKAQIWIFLIPVFLGLVQVGLFLEQMGFFLRHGKSSHRTSVLLWILGVYPVFNLTSLICLYIPRASFVCNFVASIYHSITLWKFLALIRDFFGGSDRMIQQLVGQRVSPNPFPCCCCCCLPEIAANRTNLRCMTVAVYQLSLIRTILFFITLILWTDDEYDYGAVGYTNPNSYINVIIAVSTCLSFYGYLLFYKATKPALDGYKLRYKFVCIILVLVLCGLQSGILETMGALGAIPCSPSLSPVTRSQMIYYYALAIEMFLIGLFAHYSFRRIEPSMEAEQVIQPPASQTQEGPSGRCSPADGVSMEGTNPGYLCDEAFCTIEHSPLDRFDFIVKEPVNRQQPSWGTGFPRGGALKTEGLKLSLQQPGTEVSSETQIQSHINKMEANGASAV; this is translated from the exons ATGATTAATTCAATGACTAATGATGAGAAAGGAGGAAGTCAATGGCTG GGGAGTGGTACCTGTCCCAGTGAGAAGAAAATGGCGCGCGACCCAAACTGCTCCCTTATCAACTATCAATTGCCTCTGTCATCCGAGATCTTCCAAG TTATCAAGGCTCAGATCTGGATTTTCTTAATCCCGGTATTCCTGGGCCTTGTGCAAGTTGGCCTATTTCTGGAACAAATGGGCTTCTTCTTACGACATGGCAAGAGTTCCCACCGCACCAGTGTCTTGCTTTGGATCCTGGGAGTTTATCCG GTCTTCAACCTCACCTCCCTCATCTGTTTGTACATCCCTCGAGCTTCCTTTgtctgtaactttgtggcttccAT CTACCACTCCATCACTCTATGGAAGTTCCTTGCCTTGATCCGGGACTTCTTCGGCGGTTCAGATCGCATGATCCAACAGCTGGTAGGGCAGCGGGTTTCTCCGAATCCTTtcccatgctgctgctgctgttgccttcctGAGATTGCTGCCAATCG AACAAACTTGAGGTGTATGACGGTGGCAGTGTATCAGCTCTCCCTCATCCGGACCATCCTCTTCTTCATCACCCTTATCCTCTGGACTGATGATGAATACGACTACGGTGCG GTGGGCTACACCAATCCCAATTCCTACATCAATGTCATCATAGCCGTCTCCACTTGCCTTTCCTTCTATGGCTATTTGCTCTTTTACAAGGCCACAAAGCCAGCCCTGGATGGCTACAAGCTGCGCTACAAGTTTGTTTGCATCATTCTGGTCCTTGTCCTTTGCGGGCTGCAGAGTGGAATCCTGGAAACGATGGGAGCCTTGGGTGCCATTCCTTGCAGCCCATCTCTCTCGCCTGTTACCCGCTCCCAAA TGATCTACTACTACGCTTTGGCCATTGAGATGTTCCTTATTGGCTTATTTGCTCATTATTCTTTCCGAAGAATTGAACCCTCCATGGAAGCTGAGCAGGTCATCCAGCCTCCAGCCTCCCAGACCCAGGAGGGCCCTTCTGGTCGTTGTAGCCCCGCAGACGGTGTATCTATGGAGGGAACAAACCCTGGCTACCTCTGTGATGAGGCTTTCTGTACAATCGAACATTCTCCCCTGGACCGCTTTGATTTCATTGTCAAGGAGCCCGTGAACAGACAGCAGCCAAGCTGGGGAACTGGCTTCCCGAGAGGGGGAGCCCTGAAGACAGAGGGACTTAAGTTAAGCCTACAACAACCTGGAACTGAAGTGTCAAGTGAAACCCAAATCCAATCCCACATTAACAAAATGGAAGCAAATGGAGCCTCTGCTGTATAG